A window of the Butyricimonas faecalis genome harbors these coding sequences:
- a CDS encoding RNA polymerase sigma factor translates to MNADNRLLTKQISRGDENAFKVLYEEFFHALLAVACKYVEMETAEDIVQDTFFKLWNTPQKFVQITDLRFYLYRSVQNQCLNYIRDKKVEENYRNETELVSEDFFYNVLLEEELFIRLRGAINELPEKYKEVISLNLEGLSDKEIALHLGISIDAVKQQKKRGKERLREKLNHPLLVLLINFL, encoded by the coding sequence ATGAATGCAGACAACAGATTACTAACCAAGCAAATTTCTCGTGGAGACGAGAATGCTTTTAAAGTCTTGTATGAAGAGTTTTTTCATGCACTATTGGCTGTCGCTTGTAAATACGTGGAGATGGAAACTGCGGAGGATATTGTGCAGGATACGTTTTTTAAATTATGGAATACTCCTCAAAAATTTGTACAAATAACCGATTTACGTTTTTATTTGTATCGTTCCGTTCAGAATCAGTGTTTGAACTATATCCGAGATAAGAAAGTAGAAGAAAATTATCGGAACGAAACGGAACTGGTTTCAGAGGATTTTTTTTATAACGTGTTGTTGGAGGAAGAGTTGTTCATTCGTTTGCGAGGGGCTATTAATGAACTTCCAGAGAAATACAAGGAGGTAATAAGTTTGAATTTAGAGGGGTTGAGTGATAAGGAAATCGCTCTTCATTTGGGAATATCTATTGATGCTGTTAAGCAACAGAAAAAGAGGGGAAAAGAACGGTTACGGGAGAAGTTGAATCATCCGTTGTTAGTTTTATTGATTAATTTCTTGTAA
- a CDS encoding SusC/RagA family TonB-linked outer membrane protein, which yields MKKKFKCKDWPSSLGNFRSMKFFVLFMLLAVFHVNAKVKSQETALSIKKTNAALIDILKSIEVQSEYTCLYSHSDVAKVVNLTVDLEKASVQEVLETCLKGTKLGFKIVDQTIIIRNLTEFEQQKNEVKKRSITGKVTDAQKAPLPGVTILVKGTTIGVVTDVNGNYKITLPDQKDITLVFSFVGMISKEVKVTNQTEINVVLEEDVENLEEVVVNGIFTRKASSFTGSIVSVTKEKLLQVSNQNVFQSLKNLDPSLMIFDNMAYGSDPNKTPQMQLRGTSSFNISESSVDLKGTYGTDPNAPLFILDGFEATVEKIMDLDMNRVESLTILKDASAKAIYGSKAANGVIVIETKKTTDGELRVSYAGSVDLSIPDLSSYHLTNAAQKLEVEKDAGLYDGDKYDPTGLPKKYNRILSAVLAGVDTDWLAKPLRTGVGTKHTLSVELGSNDLRVIADLSYNNVQGVMKGSERVNTAGSLMVSYRHKKFNFRNILTVTSNVSNDSPYGEFSEYARLNPYWSPYDENGLLSQNIALQFIEDKDKDTTTDFVANPLYNASLNTLLRQEYIDVTNNAYIEWLIRPGLKATGRFGISEKRTKADEFYPANHLKFRSYSDEDYFRKGSYQINEGDNKTMTGDLNVNWSQEWGKHFVFTNIGYTLSENTFEEDIYNAEGFPNDKMNNIIFAKQYTKDMKPTGVESTTRDMGFLGVANYAYDNRILVDGSYRMSASSQFGSNNRWGSFWSIGMGWNIHNENWMKDKWKHLNLLKLRGSVGYTGSQSSEAYASIASYLYFMEQTYDQFMGAYLKGMKNDDLKWQEKLDYNIGIDVDIAHNFTLKFDYYISKTTNTLLDFTLPASTGFTSVKENIGDVKNTGFDAYLTYTPWRNTKDRSFFTLTAAVSHNKNKITGISDAMKQYNKKQDEIASDRYENRPVQKYYEGVSMTAIWAVKSLGIDPATGYEIFLNKDGKRTSSWSAADMVICGDELPDFSGNFGFNWTWKGLSLNCVFRYQFGGQMYNQTLVDLVENADLNYNVDKRVYDGRWRNPGDVKPYKALNYAYVQKPGTNEYEQKQIKTQATSRFVQDRNELTLSSVNLGYDMMNHAFITKMGLKVLRFSFYMNDVYTWSSIRLERGTSYPFARSFNFSLSATF from the coding sequence ATGAAAAAAAAGTTCAAATGCAAGGACTGGCCTTCCAGTCTTGGTAATTTTCGTTCTATGAAATTTTTTGTGTTATTTATGCTACTTGCGGTGTTTCATGTAAATGCCAAAGTGAAGTCGCAGGAAACAGCCTTAAGTATCAAGAAAACGAATGCTGCATTGATCGATATATTGAAATCGATCGAAGTTCAAAGTGAATATACTTGTTTGTATAGTCACAGTGATGTGGCGAAAGTGGTAAACTTGACGGTTGATTTGGAAAAAGCCTCGGTACAAGAGGTGTTAGAGACTTGTTTGAAAGGTACGAAACTTGGCTTCAAGATTGTTGACCAAACGATTATCATTCGTAATCTAACAGAGTTTGAACAACAAAAGAATGAGGTAAAGAAGAGAAGTATCACGGGAAAAGTCACGGATGCCCAAAAAGCACCTCTTCCTGGAGTAACAATTTTAGTGAAGGGGACAACTATTGGGGTTGTGACTGATGTTAATGGAAACTATAAAATCACATTACCAGATCAAAAAGATATAACGTTAGTGTTTTCCTTTGTCGGGATGATTTCTAAGGAAGTAAAAGTGACTAACCAGACAGAAATCAACGTGGTGTTGGAAGAAGATGTTGAAAACTTGGAAGAAGTTGTCGTGAATGGTATTTTTACCCGGAAAGCCAGCAGTTTCACCGGTTCTATTGTTTCCGTGACGAAAGAGAAATTGTTACAAGTAAGTAACCAGAATGTTTTTCAGAGTTTAAAGAATCTGGACCCGAGTTTGATGATTTTCGATAATATGGCTTACGGATCAGATCCCAATAAGACACCGCAGATGCAATTACGCGGGACTTCATCTTTTAATATAAGTGAAAGTAGCGTTGATTTGAAAGGGACGTACGGGACAGACCCAAATGCTCCTTTGTTTATTTTGGATGGTTTTGAGGCAACTGTGGAAAAAATTATGGACTTGGACATGAACCGGGTCGAGAGCCTGACTATTCTGAAAGATGCATCCGCTAAGGCTATTTATGGATCAAAAGCGGCAAATGGCGTTATTGTCATTGAAACCAAAAAAACGACAGATGGGGAATTACGGGTATCGTATGCCGGAAGTGTGGATTTGTCAATTCCAGATTTGTCTTCTTATCATCTCACGAATGCAGCCCAGAAGTTGGAAGTGGAAAAAGATGCCGGATTGTATGATGGCGATAAATATGATCCCACGGGATTGCCTAAAAAGTATAATCGTATATTGTCAGCCGTGTTAGCCGGGGTAGATACCGATTGGTTAGCTAAACCATTACGTACGGGTGTCGGAACCAAGCACACGTTGTCAGTAGAATTGGGAAGTAATGATTTGCGCGTGATTGCTGATTTGTCTTATAATAATGTACAAGGGGTGATGAAAGGATCGGAGCGAGTGAATACGGCCGGTTCTCTTATGGTGTCCTACCGGCATAAAAAGTTTAATTTTAGGAATATATTGACCGTGACATCTAATGTGAGTAATGATTCTCCTTACGGTGAATTCAGCGAGTATGCACGTCTGAATCCATATTGGTCTCCTTACGATGAGAATGGTTTATTGTCGCAGAATATCGCTCTTCAATTTATAGAGGATAAAGATAAGGATACAACCACTGATTTTGTGGCTAACCCTTTGTATAATGCATCCTTGAACACTCTTTTAAGACAAGAATATATTGATGTTACGAATAACGCTTATATCGAATGGTTGATTAGACCGGGATTGAAGGCTACCGGACGTTTCGGGATTTCAGAGAAACGGACCAAAGCTGATGAGTTTTATCCGGCAAATCATTTAAAATTCCGTTCTTACTCGGATGAGGATTATTTCCGTAAAGGTTCATACCAGATCAACGAGGGAGACAATAAAACTATGACGGGAGACTTGAATGTGAATTGGTCTCAAGAATGGGGAAAACATTTTGTGTTTACCAATATCGGATACACCCTCTCTGAGAACACGTTTGAGGAAGATATCTATAATGCAGAGGGATTCCCTAACGATAAAATGAACAATATTATTTTCGCTAAACAATATACCAAAGACATGAAACCCACAGGAGTGGAGTCAACGACTCGCGATATGGGGTTCTTGGGAGTGGCCAACTATGCTTACGATAATCGTATTCTTGTGGATGGCTCTTACCGGATGAGTGCGTCCAGTCAATTCGGTAGTAACAATCGATGGGGATCGTTTTGGAGTATTGGTATGGGGTGGAATATTCATAATGAAAATTGGATGAAGGACAAATGGAAGCATTTGAACTTGTTGAAATTGAGAGGTTCTGTCGGTTATACCGGGTCACAAAGTTCCGAGGCTTATGCATCAATCGCGTCCTATCTGTATTTTATGGAGCAAACTTATGATCAATTTATGGGTGCTTATTTGAAAGGCATGAAGAATGACGATTTGAAGTGGCAGGAGAAGCTTGATTACAATATTGGTATAGATGTGGATATTGCTCATAACTTTACCTTGAAGTTTGATTACTATATTTCGAAGACGACCAATACATTGTTGGACTTTACTCTTCCTGCTTCTACAGGTTTTACTTCTGTAAAAGAAAATATCGGTGACGTGAAAAATACGGGATTCGATGCTTACTTGACTTACACGCCATGGCGGAACACGAAAGATCGTTCATTCTTCACGTTGACAGCGGCCGTGTCTCATAATAAAAATAAAATTACGGGTATATCCGATGCCATGAAGCAATATAATAAAAAGCAGGATGAAATTGCGAGCGATCGTTACGAGAATCGTCCGGTACAGAAATATTACGAAGGGGTATCCATGACGGCAATCTGGGCCGTGAAATCATTAGGAATTGATCCGGCCACGGGTTACGAGATTTTCTTGAATAAAGACGGAAAACGTACGAGTTCCTGGAGTGCAGCGGATATGGTTATCTGCGGGGATGAATTGCCGGATTTCTCCGGTAATTTCGGGTTCAACTGGACATGGAAAGGGTTGAGCTTGAATTGTGTGTTCCGTTATCAGTTCGGTGGGCAGATGTATAACCAGACATTGGTTGATTTAGTGGAGAATGCTGATTTGAATTACAACGTGGATAAACGAGTTTATGACGGGCGTTGGAGAAATCCGGGAGATGTCAAGCCGTACAAAGCGTTGAATTATGCTTATGTACAGAAGCCCGGAACGAACGAATATGAACAGAAACAGATTAAAACACAAGCAACATCACGTTTCGTGCAAGATCGGAATGAATTGACGCTTTCCTCCGTGAATCTTGGATATGATATGATGAATCATGCTTTTATAACCAAGATGGGGTTAAAAGTATTGCGTTTTTCTTTCTACATGAACGACGTGTACACGTGGTCTTCCATTCGCTTGGAAAGGGGAACCTCCTATCCGTTTGCCCGGAGTTTTAATTTTTCGTTATCAGCAACTTTTTAA
- a CDS encoding FecR family protein — translation MTERYLHINRIADLIAAEITGRIDEEGREELERWKGESSENMQLYELYRSQDFWTSKLEFVREHSVGEAFDEFTKRVNQVKSRRRRLIFYRYAAVVIGVFILSGVLYLNLRKPEQAPVTVTQRIQPGSFKAILTRSDGQKIDISDTTYLAFVEERMEPDSSSGKGGQSQNMAVRYHTISIPRGGEYDLTLSDGSRLWMNSESEIRIPVQFSKEQRDVYMKGEIYFDIAPDAQHPFVVHTHQGNIRVVGTSFNVRDYQDEVFLETTLVNGKVAFQTEDKDTYLKPGEQLRLNKENGETIVEEVNVRLYCSWKDGRFVFEKQRLEEIMNTIARWYDINVFYENQSVKDILFTGNIKRYSDLDQVIEMLRLINKIEIEINEKSVFVRSNP, via the coding sequence ATGACGGAACGATATCTTCATATAAATCGTATAGCCGATTTAATTGCGGCCGAAATTACAGGGAGAATTGATGAGGAGGGGCGGGAAGAATTGGAGCGTTGGAAAGGTGAATCCTCAGAAAATATGCAGTTATATGAACTTTACCGATCACAAGATTTTTGGACATCTAAGCTTGAATTCGTTCGTGAACATAGTGTGGGGGAGGCTTTTGATGAATTCACGAAGAGAGTGAATCAAGTAAAAAGCAGACGGAGACGCTTAATTTTTTATCGTTATGCTGCGGTGGTTATTGGGGTGTTTATATTAAGTGGGGTACTTTACTTGAATTTGCGGAAGCCGGAGCAGGCTCCGGTAACAGTGACACAGAGAATACAGCCTGGTTCTTTTAAAGCCATATTGACTCGATCCGATGGACAAAAAATCGATATCTCCGATACAACTTATTTGGCTTTTGTGGAAGAGCGTATGGAACCGGATTCCTCCTCCGGTAAAGGAGGTCAATCTCAAAACATGGCAGTTCGTTATCACACGATCTCGATACCTAGAGGCGGGGAGTACGATTTGACATTAAGTGATGGTAGCCGTTTGTGGATGAATTCAGAATCGGAAATTCGTATCCCTGTACAATTTTCTAAAGAACAGCGTGATGTGTACATGAAAGGGGAGATCTATTTTGATATAGCCCCGGATGCTCAACATCCTTTCGTGGTACATACTCATCAAGGAAATATCCGGGTAGTGGGAACCTCGTTTAACGTGAGAGATTATCAAGATGAGGTGTTTTTAGAAACAACGTTGGTAAATGGAAAAGTTGCCTTCCAGACAGAAGATAAAGATACTTACTTGAAGCCCGGGGAACAATTGCGTTTGAACAAAGAGAATGGCGAGACGATTGTTGAAGAAGTGAATGTGCGTCTCTATTGCTCTTGGAAAGACGGACGTTTTGTTTTTGAGAAGCAACGCTTAGAAGAGATTATGAACACGATTGCTCGATGGTACGATATCAATGTTTTCTATGAAAATCAGTCGGTTAAAGATATCTTGTTCACGGGGAACATCAAACGTTACAGTGATTTGGATCAGGTGATTGAAATGTTGAGATTAATTAATAAAATAGAAATAGAAATCAATGAAAAAAGTGTTTTTGTAAGAAGTAATCCATAA